One window from the genome of Oreochromis niloticus isolate F11D_XX linkage group LG20, O_niloticus_UMD_NMBU, whole genome shotgun sequence encodes:
- the mapre1b gene encoding microtubule-associated protein RP/EB family member 1b: protein MAVNVYSTSVTSDNLSRHDMLVWINESLQMNLTKIEMLCSGAAYCQFMDMLFPNSVPLKKVKFGAKLEHEYIHNFKLLQVAFKKMGVDKIIPVDKLVKGKFQDNFEFVQWFKKFFDANYDGKEYDPVEARQGQDAMPTPNPATSALNKPPKKALNQAPQRPPVAKVAPKVAPVSAKKAGTGGNDEEMAELINEMEMLKSTIQDMEKERDFYFGKLRNIELICQEKEGEGDPTLQRIVDILYATDEGFVIPDAEDQEEF from the exons ATGGCTGTGAACGTGTACTCGACCTCAGTGACCAGCGACAACTTAAGTCGCCACGACATGCTCGTGTGGATCAACGAGTCTCTACAGATGAACCTCACCAAGATAGAAATGCTGTGCTCAG GTGCTGCTTACTGCCAGTTCATGGACATGCTGTTTCCCAACTCTGTGCCTTTGAAGAAAGTGAAGTTCGGGGCCAAGCTCGAGCACGAGTACATCCACAACTTCAAGCTTCTGCAGGTGGCCTTCAAAAAGATGGGCGTCGACAAA ATCATTCCGGTGGACAAACTGGTGAAGGGGAAGTTCCAGGATAACTTCGAGTTCGTACAGTGGTTCAAGAAGTTCTTCGACGCCAACTACGACGGAAAGGAGTACGACCCCGTGGAGGCGAGACAGGGGCAGGACGCCATGCCCACCCCCAACCCCGCCACATCAGCTCTAAACAAACCACCCAAAAAGGCCCTCAATCAAG CTCCTCAGAGGCCTCCTGTGGCTAAGGTGGCGCCCAAGGTGGCTCCGGTCAGCGCGAAGAAGGCGGGGACGGGAGGAAACGACGAGGAGATGGCTGAGCTCATCAATGAG ATGGAGATGCTGAAATCCACCATCCAAGAcatggagaaggagagagacttttattttggaaagctGAGGAACATCGAGCTGATCTGCCAGGAGAAGGAAGGCGAGGGCGACCCGACGCTGCAGAGGATCGTCGACATCCTCTACGCCACAGAC GAGGGCTTCGTCATACCGGACGCTGAGGATCAGGAGGAGTTTTAA